A region of Poecile atricapillus isolate bPoeAtr1 chromosome 24, bPoeAtr1.hap1, whole genome shotgun sequence DNA encodes the following proteins:
- the SMIM12 gene encoding small integral membrane protein 12 — MWSVLWAAVRSKAPYVTFPVAFVVGLVGSQLEWFLRGDPPPTAQEEKSISEQREDRKLQEIVGEDLTKVVSLKDKLEFAPRAVLNRNRPEKS, encoded by the coding sequence ATGTGGTCCGTGCTGTGGGCGGCCGTGCGCTCCAAGGCCCCGTACGTCACCTTCCCGGTGGCCTTCGTGGTGGGGCTGGTGGGCTCCCAGCTGGAGTGGTTCCTGCGCGGAGACCCCCCGCCCACTGCCCAGGAGGAGAAGAGCATCTCGGAGCAGCGGGAAGACCGCAAGCTGCAGGAGATCGTGGGCGAGGACCTGACCAAGGTGGTGAGCCTGAAGGACAAGCTGGAGTTCGCCCCTCGGGCCGTGCTCAACAGGAACCGCCCCGAAAAGAGTTAA
- the GJA4 gene encoding gap junction alpha-4 protein, which produces MGDWEFLQKLLDQVQEHSTVIGKIWLTVLFIFRILILGLAGESVWGDEQSDFVCNTKQPGCTNVCYDKAFPISHIRYWVLQFLFVSTPTLIYLGHVVYLSRKEEKLKKQESELRAIHSKDPKIEQALAALEKKMSKICMSESGRLKIRGALMWTYITSIICKSIFEAAFLVGQWYLYGFSMVPRYVCKRDPCPHQVDCFISRPTEKSIFIIFMLVMGLISLILNLLELFHLCCKNLLSNIKKVSGPAGPSQDTFVDDMVSSPYAPKHYPFLPMAESHAPSYQTYNKLSSEQNWANYRNEENLALGSSTRPLSDPYTPQPAEASAPEEKLGSRPGSSASKKQYV; this is translated from the coding sequence ATGGGTGACTGGGAATTCCTACAGAAACTGCTGGACCAAGTCCAGGAGCATTCGACCGTGATTGGGAAGATCTGGCTCACCGTGCTCTTCATTTTCCGCATCCTCATCCTGGGCTTGGCCGGGGAGTCTGTGTGGGGGGACGAGCAGTCGGATTTCGTGTGTAACACCAAGCAGCCAGGCTGCACCAATGTCTGCTATGACAAAGCTTTCCCCATCTCCCACATCCGCTACTGGGTGCTCCAGTTCCTCTTTGTCAGCACCCCCACCCTGATTTACCTGGGCCACGTTGTCTATCTCTCCCGAAAGGAGGAGAAGCTGAAGAAGCAGGAGAGTGAGCTTCGAGCTATCCACAGCAAGGACCCAAAGATCGAGCAggccctggcagccctggagaaGAAGATGTCGAAGATCTGCATGTCAGAGAGTGGGCGGCTCAAGATCCGAGGGGCGTTGATGTGGACGTACATCACCAGCATCATCTGCAAGAGCATCTTTGAGGCTGCTTTCCTCGTGGGCCAGTGGTATCTGTATGGCTTCTCCATGGTGCCCCGCTACGTGTGCAAGAGGGACCCCTGCCCCCATCAAGTGGACTGCTTCATCTCCCGCCCCACCGAGAAGAgcatcttcatcatcttcatgcTGGTGATGGGCCTGATCTCCTTAATCCTGAACCTCCTGGAGCTCTTCCACCTCTGCTGCAAGAACCTGCTTAGCAACATCAAGAAGGTGTCAGGGCCAGCTGGACCAAGCCAGGACACCTTTGTGGATGACATGGTCTCGAGTCCCTACGCGCCCAAGCACTATCCCTTCCTGCCCATGGCCGAGAGCCACGCGCCCTCCTACCAGACCTACAACAAGCTGTCCAGCGAGCAGAACTGGGCCAACTACCGCAACGAGGAGAACCTGGCactgggcagcagcaccaggccACTGTCGGACCCATACACACCCCAGCCTGCTGAAGCCTCGGCCCCGGAGGAGAAGCTGGGCAGCCGGCCCGGGAGCTCAGCCTCCAAAAAGCAATATGTGTAG